In a single window of the Enoplosus armatus isolate fEnoArm2 chromosome 15, fEnoArm2.hap1, whole genome shotgun sequence genome:
- the wars1 gene encoding tryptophan--tRNA ligase, cytoplasmic isoform X2, whose amino-acid sequence MSDLSPHRILKMTDCQGDGEGAKSPMELYEKLTAQGDQVRALKTAKADKAEIDAAVQLLLKLKMDYKQVSGQDYKAGCPPSENSVASDNGPAAGGADDEDTVDPWNVSTTNAKGVDYDKLIVRFGSSKIDKELVDRIEKVAGQKPHHFLRRGIFFSHRDMHQVLDAYEKHKSFYLYTGRGPSSEAMHVGHLIPFIFTKWLQDVFDIPLVIQLTDDEKYLWKDLTLEECHRFAVENARDIIACGFDVNKTFIFSDLDYMGASPEFYRNVVKIQKHVTFNQVKGIFGFTDSDCIGKISFPAIQAAPSFSNSFPQIFGSRKDIQCLIPCAIDQDPYFRMTRDVAPRIGYPKPALLHSTFFPALQGAQTKMSASDANSSIFLTDTPKQIKNKINKHAFSGGKDTVEEHREHGGNPDVDVSFMYLTFFLEDDEQLEKIRQDYARGALLTGELKKILIETLQPMISQHQERRKQVTDEMVKQFMTPRPLNFNL is encoded by the exons ATGTCCGACTTG AGTCCTCATAGGATATTG AAGATGACAGACTGTCAGGGAGACGGGGAAGGAGCCAAGAGTCCAATGGAGCTCTACGAGAAACTGACAGCGCAAGGAGACCAAGTCAGGGCCTTGAAAACAGCTAAAGCTGACAAG GCTGAAATTGATGCTGCTGTCCAGTTGCTGCTAAAGTTGAAAATGGACTACAAACAGGTGTCAGGTCAGGATTACAAAGCAGGCTGTCCGCCCTCAGAAAACTCTGTTGCCTCTGACAACGGGCCAGCAGCAGGTGGCGCTGATGACGAAGACACAGTTGACCCATGGAACGTTTCCACCACCAACGCCAAGGGAGTGGATTACGACAAACTCATAG TGAGGTTTGGCAGCAGTAAAATTGACAAGGAGCTGGTGGACAGAATAGAAAAAGTAGCGGGACAGAAACCTCACCACTTTCTACGAAGAGGAATCTTCTTCTCACACAG AGATATGCATCAGGTGCTGGATGCGTATGAGAAGCACAAGTCCTTCTACCTTTACACTGGCAGAGGTCCGTCCTCAGAGGCCATGCACGTTGGTCACCTCATCCCCTTTATTTTCACCAA ATGGTTGCAGGATGTGTTTGACATCCCCTTGGTGATCCAGTTGACTGATGATGAGAAGTACCTGTGGAAGGATCTAACTCTAGAAGAGTGCCACCGCTTCGCTGTGGAAAATGCCAGGGACATCATTGCCTGTGGCTTTGATGTCAACAAGACCTTCATCTTCTCTGACCTCGACTACATGGG TGCATCCCCTGAATTCTACAGGAATGTGGTGAAGATCCAGAAGCATGTGACATTCAACCAGGTCAAAGGCATCTTTGGCTTTACAGACAGTGACTGCATTG GAAAGATCAGCTTCCCAGCCATCCAGGCAGCCCCGTCCTTTAGCAACTCTTTCCCACAGATCTTTGGAAGCAGAAAGGATATTCAGTGTCTCATCCCCTGTGCCATAGACCAG GATCCCTACTTCAGGATGACCCGCGATGTCGCTCCTAGAATTGGCTATCCCAAACCAGCCCTGCTGCACTCCACCTTCTTCCCAGCCTTGCAGGGGGCGCAGACCAAGATGAGCGCCAGTGACGCCAACTCCTCTATCTTCCTCACTGACACACCCAAGCAGATCAAAAACAAG ATCAACAAACATGCATTTTCGGGAGGAAAAGACACAGTGGAAGAGCACAGGGAGCATGGTGGAAACCCAGACGTAGACGTCTCCTTCATGTACTTGACCTTCTTCCTGGAGGATGATGAACAGCTGGAGAAGATCAGACAG gactATGCACGTGGAGCTCTCCTAACAGGAGAACTGAAGAAGATTTTGATTGAGACTCTGCAGCCAATGATTTCCCAGCATCAAGAACGACGCAAACAAGTCACAGATGAGATGGTCAAGCAGTTCATGACACCCAGGCCTTTAAATTTTAACTTGTAG
- the wars1 gene encoding tryptophan--tRNA ligase, cytoplasmic isoform X1, producing MTDCQGDGEGAKSPMELYEKLTAQGDQVRALKTAKADKAEIDAAVQLLLKLKMDYKQVSGQDYKAGCPPSENSVASDNGPAAGGADDEDTVDPWNVSTTNAKGVDYDKLIVRFGSSKIDKELVDRIEKVAGQKPHHFLRRGIFFSHRDMHQVLDAYEKHKSFYLYTGRGPSSEAMHVGHLIPFIFTKWLQDVFDIPLVIQLTDDEKYLWKDLTLEECHRFAVENARDIIACGFDVNKTFIFSDLDYMGASPEFYRNVVKIQKHVTFNQVKGIFGFTDSDCIGKISFPAIQAAPSFSNSFPQIFGSRKDIQCLIPCAIDQDPYFRMTRDVAPRIGYPKPALLHSTFFPALQGAQTKMSASDANSSIFLTDTPKQIKNKINKHAFSGGKDTVEEHREHGGNPDVDVSFMYLTFFLEDDEQLEKIRQDYARGALLTGELKKILIETLQPMISQHQERRKQVTDEMVKQFMTPRPLNFNL from the exons ATGACAGACTGTCAGGGAGACGGGGAAGGAGCCAAGAGTCCAATGGAGCTCTACGAGAAACTGACAGCGCAAGGAGACCAAGTCAGGGCCTTGAAAACAGCTAAAGCTGACAAG GCTGAAATTGATGCTGCTGTCCAGTTGCTGCTAAAGTTGAAAATGGACTACAAACAGGTGTCAGGTCAGGATTACAAAGCAGGCTGTCCGCCCTCAGAAAACTCTGTTGCCTCTGACAACGGGCCAGCAGCAGGTGGCGCTGATGACGAAGACACAGTTGACCCATGGAACGTTTCCACCACCAACGCCAAGGGAGTGGATTACGACAAACTCATAG TGAGGTTTGGCAGCAGTAAAATTGACAAGGAGCTGGTGGACAGAATAGAAAAAGTAGCGGGACAGAAACCTCACCACTTTCTACGAAGAGGAATCTTCTTCTCACACAG AGATATGCATCAGGTGCTGGATGCGTATGAGAAGCACAAGTCCTTCTACCTTTACACTGGCAGAGGTCCGTCCTCAGAGGCCATGCACGTTGGTCACCTCATCCCCTTTATTTTCACCAA ATGGTTGCAGGATGTGTTTGACATCCCCTTGGTGATCCAGTTGACTGATGATGAGAAGTACCTGTGGAAGGATCTAACTCTAGAAGAGTGCCACCGCTTCGCTGTGGAAAATGCCAGGGACATCATTGCCTGTGGCTTTGATGTCAACAAGACCTTCATCTTCTCTGACCTCGACTACATGGG TGCATCCCCTGAATTCTACAGGAATGTGGTGAAGATCCAGAAGCATGTGACATTCAACCAGGTCAAAGGCATCTTTGGCTTTACAGACAGTGACTGCATTG GAAAGATCAGCTTCCCAGCCATCCAGGCAGCCCCGTCCTTTAGCAACTCTTTCCCACAGATCTTTGGAAGCAGAAAGGATATTCAGTGTCTCATCCCCTGTGCCATAGACCAG GATCCCTACTTCAGGATGACCCGCGATGTCGCTCCTAGAATTGGCTATCCCAAACCAGCCCTGCTGCACTCCACCTTCTTCCCAGCCTTGCAGGGGGCGCAGACCAAGATGAGCGCCAGTGACGCCAACTCCTCTATCTTCCTCACTGACACACCCAAGCAGATCAAAAACAAG ATCAACAAACATGCATTTTCGGGAGGAAAAGACACAGTGGAAGAGCACAGGGAGCATGGTGGAAACCCAGACGTAGACGTCTCCTTCATGTACTTGACCTTCTTCCTGGAGGATGATGAACAGCTGGAGAAGATCAGACAG gactATGCACGTGGAGCTCTCCTAACAGGAGAACTGAAGAAGATTTTGATTGAGACTCTGCAGCCAATGATTTCCCAGCATCAAGAACGACGCAAACAAGTCACAGATGAGATGGTCAAGCAGTTCATGACACCCAGGCCTTTAAATTTTAACTTGTAG